The genomic segment GGAACGGTACACCTTTTTCCAGCTGAAGAATCATCTGATCTGTCTTTTTTCTCATTATCCCGGTCCATTCAATTTGCAGAAGGTTCAGGGCTTTTCTCAGGGAATATCCATCCCTGAGACATTCACCAAGCTGAATCAGCATCTTTGCCTGTTCTTTCTTTTTCCAGCGTCCGGCTCTCCACATTTGCTATTCCACCCCCCTTCCACTCTCTTTTCTCTATCAGTCCGTTTGTGACGCCTTCCTCCAGATAATCATCGAACGTTTTATACGCGGGCCGGCTGCTTCTTGATCTGCTGGACAGATATTCATGTAATGCCATTCCAGTCAGTATCTCAAAAATTCCCGTTCGACTCGGATGATGGCGGTTGCTGCAGTCTGTCCTGCAGACCGGCCCGCACTCCGGGCACTGAATATTTACCAGTCGCTGAGCAATCACGCCAACCAGCGTCTCCTTAAGGTCGTACTGGGGTACGCCAAGTTCTGTCATTCTTCTGATCGTGCCGGAAGCATTAAAGGCATGCACCGTAGAAAGGACAAGATGACCCGTCAGACTGGCCCGGACGGCCATTTTCGCTGTATTTTCATCTCTTATTTCACCGATCATGATGATATCGGGGTCGTGCCGCAGAATGGCTTTGAATCCCTCCGCATAGGAAAAATGTGCTTTTTCGTTCACTTCCATCTGCACAAAACTGTGATTTCTTATTTCAATCGGGTCTTCAATAGTGATGATCCGCGCATGATAACGTTTCTGTAATTCCATAAGCATCGTATATAATGTGGTCGTCTTTCCAGAACCTGTAGGCCCTGAAATCAGAATCATACCGCTATTAAAGTTAAGAAGGGAAGCAAGTCCTTCAGTTGCCTCCTGAAACACGGATAAGTCACGAACTGCCAATTCTTTCTGCTGCGGTAATAATCGAATGACCAGGCTTTCCTGTTCTGGTGTGGGGAGCGTTGACAGACGGAGTGAGACAACCTCGCTGTTAATGATGAGTCTCATTGACCCACTTTGCGGCAGCCTGCGTTCTCCTATATCCATGCCGGACAGGTACTTAAAATGATTAATGATTCGTTCAGCATCTGCTGCAGGCAAAAGGGTCATTTGATAAAGGTAACCGTGGATACGCAGTTCAACAAGCGTATCTTCCACACGTGGGATAAAATGAATATCTGAGGCCTCTGCCTGACAGGCGTGCTCCAGTAATTCTCTGCTCTTTTCAACAGTTTCAGCAGATATTTCGGTCAAGATGGCACCCGCTCTCATATCTGATTACGGGAATCGGGGGGATGGATTGGTCAATACGGGGAAATCTTACCTAAAGTTATTCATCGTGACAGAAGAATAATCCTGCAATATCTAAAAATATTTCTGACTTTGTGAAAAAAAAGAAAAACTTGCAGAATGGTGTCGCCGGAAGCTGCGCTTTTTCGAAAAAATTTTATATTTTCATAAAAATAAAGTGAAACTTCAAGCAACAAGGGTATTTCGGGCGTAAAGGGCGTTCCCGTTTTGGACGGCTGCGGGACACAAAAAAGAAGGACCGGCTCAGTCCTCCCTGATTTCATATTACATATTAGTTTAGATAATTTAACGGATTGACAGTTCCCGGATGCGGCGGCGGCGTCCAGGGACCGTTATACAGTTCAAAGTGCAGATGAGAACCGGTGGAATTTCCCGTACTTCCCATGGCACCTATGACCTGACCCCGGGAAACCTTCTGCCCGTTTGTGACATTTAGCTGCGACATATGGGCGTAAACCGAAGTGTAGGTCTGACCGTTTATGACATGGCTAATCATCGCACAGTTACCATAACTTGGCGACACGTAAGCTCTAAATACAATCCCGTCTGCTGTTGCAAGGATTGGCGTTCCTGTACTGTTTGCGATATCAATACCCGGATGGAAACCATTGTCAAAAGACCGGTAGCCATAACTCGAAGAAAGTCTTCCGGAGGCTGGCCAGCTAAATCCGCCAGTGCTCCGTGAAGCACTCAGTGTGGACGGCTGGGCCGGCTGAGCTGGCCGGGGGCTGACTGGACAGTCTTTTTGCTCCCGTTATTGGCAGCAGAGCCAGCAGAGCTGCTGTCTGATTGCGTTTGCGCGGTTTGCGCCTTCGCAGCGGCGTCTGCTTTCTTTTTTTCTTCCTCAGCCTTTTTCCTTGCTTCTTCCCTGTCCAGATCCCCCATCTGCTGTTTGATGACACTTGCCTGTGCGGCAAGAATATCGGCCTGTTCGTTTTTGCTCATAACTGTATCATTTATTTCTGTTTCTTTGACTTTAAGCTGAGCCAGCATACTTTTTTGCCGCTTCTGTTCCCGGTCAAGCTGACTTTTTAATGAGACGAGATTTTCCAGCCCTTTCTTTGTTTTTTCAAGTTTCACCTGAAGTAACTGCTTGTTCTCAAGCTGTGCTTCCTTATCCTTCTTCTGTGCATTAATGATGTTGTTATCCTGATCGGTTATTGTTTTCAGAGCCAGAAGACGGTCAAGAAAGTTACCAAAGCTCTTTGACCCCATAATCACATCAATATAACTGATTGCACCGCCATTTATGTATATCGACCGCAGACGTCCGCGCAGAAGACTGTCCCTTTTCTCAATCCGTTTCGTGATCTTCACAATTTCATTTTTTAATTGAGACATATCCGCCTGATTCTTCGCTACTTCCTTTTGTTTTAACTGGATTCCAGACGATAACTGCTGAATCTTCGTTTGTGATGTCTGTATTCGCTCAGCCAGGTTATCCTGTTGTCTGTCGTTTTCATTCAACTGCTCTTTTGAATCATTCAGATCATTCGTGTTATTCTTCTGTTTTTTCTGGACCGATTCCAGCCTGTCCTGAAGCTGACTCTTCGTTTCTGCCGAGGCGATGTTTCCACTGTACCCTGTCACCAGCAGAGATGAAAGACCGACAGCCAGTGTTACCCGTAAGACTTTAGGTGGTTTCAACTTACCAGACTCCTTTAATACAAAATTCTGTGTGAATCCTATATGTACTGTACTGATACTGATAAACTGACAAACTATCAGATAAACCGTCAAAAAATGACTATATTTTTATTATAGGAGAATTAAGGCCTGTTTTATATTACATTATCATTACGTTACAGATTCATCTGAAAAAAAACAATCGCCGGCGCGCACCGGTGATTGTTCTGTCGTGTCATTTTTTTATCGATCATGATACTTTCGCTTCTCTTAATAACCGAGCTTTCTGTTCACTATATTTTCTAACGGTTCATCTTTACTGAAGTGTTCTAGATTACGAAGAATCAGATCGGAACGTTTTTTTAACTTCCCTGGTCCGACGCCGAGCGAATGAGAAGTAAGAATGACATTCGATAATTTCCAGAGTGGGCTGTCGCCCGGAAGCGGTTCAGTGGCTGTGACATCCAGTCCCGCACCTGCCAGTTTACCTGATGTGAGAGACTGAATCAGCGCCGGTTCATCTACAGTCCCGCCTCGGCCGACATTGATGAACACGGCACCGTCTTTCATGTGTGAAAAACGTTCCCTGTTAAATAATAATTCCGTTTCCGGAGTAAGAGGTAAAATATTTACAACGAAATCACTCTGACCCAGTGCATCATCCAGTCCATTCATATCATAGAGTCTGTTTACAAAATCAGGTTTCGAGCTCAGCGTTCTTCTGACTCCGACAACAACAGACCCGAATGCGTGCAGACGCTTTGCCGTCTCAATCCCGATATCTCCCATGCCAACAAGTGCTACGGTTGCCCCATCCAGCTGAAGCGCGTGAGGCACGACATGCCAGATCTGCTTTTCCTGCTGTTTTATGTAGTCAGCCAGATTCCGCGTGAAAGCCAGAAGCAGAGAAAAGATATGCTCTGCTCCAGACACGCCGAATACACCGCTGGCATTGGTTAAGACGACTTGTTCCGAGAGATTCGGATGTCGGGCAAAATGATTTGCCCCCGCACTGGGCAGCTGCAACCACTGCAGCCGGGGCATCGCCTTCAGTTCATCATCAGATGGCCAGCCAATAAAGGCCTCTGCATCGTTAAGGGCAGCCTGATTACAGTTTGTCGCAGTCAAAAATTGAAATAGCGACCGGTACTTTGTACGGACCTTTTGAAGGACTTCATTAGAAAGTTTAAATTCATCATCAAATCTAAAAACAATCTTCTTCATGGTCTGGTCTCCTCTTAATCATTTTATGTTCCGTTTCGTCCCGCAACATGACCTGGTTATTTTTTTATCATTCTCTTGAAAGTATAATTCAGAGAATACCAGTTTTTCTACTGAAAAGTACTTCAGGCGCACTAAATCAACAGAAGCTCACCAACCAGGTGAGCTTCTGTGACTGTTCATCTTCAATTGTTAAAGTCGCAGGTTTGAAACTTGGGAAAAAACTGTTCAGGCAAGCGGGAACCAGCCGGTTGGTTTCGAAATGATTTTCCACAATCTGTCCGGGACGACCAGTTCCTTCTGTTTATCGACTAAGAGTCGGTCATGGATCTGGTCTATCTGATTGTCCTTTACCTTCTGCGTCCAGTCAGGGTCCATAATGGCTTCTCTCCCCAGGGCAACGAGATCTGCACCGTCATGAAGCCCCGCAACCGCTTCGTCAGGATGATGAATACCGCCTACAGCGATCAGAGGGACTCTGCCGCCAATATAATCCGCAAGCCGGTGAACAATGGTCCCGCTGTCTTCAGGACTACCATATGGTTTGGTTGTGATATCCTGCTGAGAAACATGTAGATAATGAATGCCTCTTTTTATCAGGCCATCAGCAAGCTGGAAGGTGTCCTTAAGATCATAACCGTGATATCTGTGAATTTCTTCCGGAGAAAAACGGTAACCGACAATAAATGAATCATTCGCATATTTTCTGACCACCGACTGTACTTCTTCCAGTACAGCAAAAGGAAAACGCAGACGATTTTCCAGCGAACCGCCCCATTTGTCCCTTCTCTGGTTAAAGTGTGCAGAAACGAATTGTTGAATTAAATAATGATTGGCACCGTGAATTTCAACACCATCAAAGCCGGCGCGTATAGCCTGTCTGGCAGCATATCCGAATTCCTTAATGATGGTTTTAATTTCTTCCTCAGAAAGTTCTGCCGGCACTTCACCAGGGTTAGAGAAAGACGGTACCGCACTCGCGCTGACAGTCTCATTAAAGTTGACAAACTTCTTTGGCGCTTCGCTGCCTCCGTGATGAATCTGCAAAACAGCTTTACTGCCTGCAGATTTCATTACCTTCGCCATTTTTTTCAGTCTGGGAAGCACCGCATCATCATAAGCAATAAACTGATGATCAAATGCCAGACCACCAGGTGATACCGCGATGCAGGCAGAAATAAATAACCCTGCCAGAGATGCTCTTCTTTTATAGTAATCCAGTTCCTGATCGGAAACTGTCCCATTACGGTTTCCTGACCAGGTTGTCATTGGAGCGATTGCCAGGCGATTAGCTAATCTGACTCCATTTGGCAAGTCAACAGGCTTAAACAATTCATCAAATGCCAACAAAATCACTCCCAGATACAATGATCAATTTTCACATTCATTATAACATTATAATTGACAGGTACTGAAACCAGTAAATAATCTGCCTGCCCTATGAGTCAGGCCAGGTCAAGTTCAACAGGACAGTGGTCCGACCCCATCATGTTGCTGAGTATCTTCGCATCCCTGATCCTGCTTCTCAGCCTGTCTGAAACAACAAAATAGTCAATCCGCCATCCGATATTTCGCTGACGGGCATGTGCCATAAACGACCACCATGAGTAGGCCCCTTCCTGCTTTGGATGCAGATACCTGAAGCTGTCGGTAAAACCGGCATCAAGCAGGCGGGAAAAATCAGAACGTTCTTCGATGGTAAAGCCGGCATTTTTTTCATTGCTTTTCGCATTCTTCAGATCAATGGACTGATGAGCAACATTCAGATCTCCACAAAAAATGACCGGCTTATCTGCGTCAAGGTGCTTTATATAATCTGTAAATGCTTTTCCCCACTCCATGCGGTACGAAAGACGTGACAGATCCCGTTTAGTGTTGGGGGTATAAACAGTCACCAGATAGAAATTTTCATACTCAAGTGTAATCACCCGGCCTTCATGGTCGTGTTCTTCGATCCCGATGCCATAAGTTGCGTTTAAAGGCTTACGCCTGGTGAAAATGGCTGTACCTGAGTAGCCCTTCCTTTCCGCATCATTCCAGAATTGCAGATATTCAGATGTTTGAAAGTCAACCTGGCTGCGTTGCAGTTTCGTCTCCTGAATGCAGAGGGCTTCCGCACCGGTCTCTTTCAGCCAGGCTCCGACATCCATCTTGCGCTGCAGAGCCCGGAAACCATTCACATTCCACGAAATAAATTTCACTGTCTTTTCCCTCACTGACTATTCATCTACTCTGTAATGATTCTATTACATGATATCTAAAGAATCAAAACATATCATCTCAGTTTTCAGGCCTGATCCAAAGCTTACTGAAATCAGCCCAGCCGAAAGCATTCAGGCTGATTCCCGCCAACGCCCCCTGAGCCTTGGTTTTTCTGATCCTTCAATTATACTTTCTTTAAACATCAATAAAGGCCCGGAAGCAGCATCCCGGGCCTTCTTGTAAATATGATTTTGCTGTAATCTTATTATGCGCGGGACAGAATCTTCATTTCCCGCTGAATTCATCCGAATAATGATTCAGAAGACCGTGCTTTGTATTCCAGACTTTCTGTGACAGATCCACATAGTAATTATGTGGATTCTCAAAGCGAAGAACCTCGGCCCACTGCCGATTCAGCTGCTGAATGGCAAAAGACCGGATTTCCCTTACCGAAGGGCTTTTATAGCACAATTTTCCATCTTTGAAAATCTGTTTCCGGAGTAATTCTGCCCTGTAATTTTTGAGTGTCTTTTTCTTCCATGTAAATACCGGATCGAACAAGGTCAGTGGTTTTGTCTCATCCAAAGTTTCTTCATGATCACAGATTAGATCAGCAATGGCTTTGTCTTGCTCTTTTTCATAAATACGGTATATTTTCTTAAAGCCCGGATTGGTTATTTTTTCTTCATTTTCACTGATTTTAATTCTTGGCACAACCTTCCCGCCCTTTTCCACGGCGGCAAGCTTATACACTCCTCCGAAAACCGGCTCAGATCTTGCGGTAATCAGCCGTTCACCAACGCCAAATGAATTAATCTGAGCGCCTTCTGCGAGTACATCCTTAATAATGTGTTCATCCAGAGAGTTTGAAATAACGATAATCGCTTTTGGAAAACCAGCCTCGTCCAATGCTTTACGAACACGTTTGGTCAGATAGGTGATATCACCTGAATCGATACGAATACCGAGCGGTTCATGCCCTTGCGCACGCAGTTCTTTGAAGACCTGAATCGCATTTGGTAAACCGGATTTCAATACATTATAGGTGTCGATCAGGACAAGACACTGATCCGGATAAGCACGTGCCCATGCCCGGAATGCTTCCAGTTCACTGTCAAACAACTGGATCCAGCTGTGTGCCATCGTCCCTGATACAGGGATATCGAACATCATCCCTGCCAGCGTATTGGCAGTTGCAGAGCAGCCACCGATCACGGCAGCACGGGCTCCGTAGATCGCACCATCATATCCCTGAGCACGTCGTGATCCGAATTCCATAACCGGGCGTTTCCCGGCGACGCGGCTAATCCGGCTTGCTTTTGTCGCAATCAGTGTCTGATGATTGATCGTAACAAGCACCATCGTCTCAAGGAGCTGCGCCTGTATAGCCGGACCCCTGACCGTTACCAGCGGCTCATTCGGAAAAACCGGATAGCCTTCCGGAATCGCCCAGACATCGCATGAAAATTTAAATGTGGACAAATAATCAAGAAATTTTTCAGAAAAGGCTTTAGTTGACCGGAGATAATTAATATCGTCCTTTGTAAAGCGCAGATTCTGCAGATACTCAATCAGCTGATCCACACCGGCCATGATGCAATATCCTCCGCCGTCCGGTATCCGGCGAAAATACATATCGAAGTAGACAATCTGATCGCCTACCCCTTCTTCCAGATAACTGTTACCCATAGTAAGTTCATAAAAATCAACCAGCATCGACAGATCCCGGTCATTTTTGACATCAAACCTGGATTCCATGATTTCATCCCCCAATTAAGGACACGATTCTAGATTTTATTGTAAGTCGAGTATACTATTGCGCCCGCTGCTTGTAAACGGCAAACGGATTCATGACCATCAAATTCAATGATCCTTACGCTGCCTGATCAAAAATCGGTCATCTGTGATTTGAAGTTGTATACTGAAATTGTTAACTATTTTTCTATTTTGGAGGAAACAAATGATTAAACTGATTGCCATCGATCTGGATGGAACGCTACTGAATCCTGATGGCAGTATAAGCAGGAAATCCCATAGCGCTCTGAAAGAAGCAAAAAATAAAGGTGTAAAAATTGTTCTCTGCTCCGGACGGCCGCTTGCCGGAATCAAACCCTTCCTTAAGGAACTTGGTCTGACAGATCCGGGGGATTATGCCATCACATATAATGGCGGACTTGTTCAGAAAACCGATACCGGAGACGTTCTGTCAGAGAGAATCCTGACGCGTCACGACATCATTTCTCTTTACGCATTAAGCCGGAAGATTGGTGTGCCGATGAATTTTATTGACATGAACAAAGTGTATTGCCCTGATCCTCCGGCAGACCGGCCTTCCTTATACAGACAGATCATGCATGCCCTTCCTTTTGTTAAAGCAGATATCGAACAACTTCCCTCTGATCTGAAAATTAACAAAGTTGTTTACTGTACGGATCAGGCGGCTCTGGATCAGGCAATCCGTTCCATTCCCGCATTTTATCGCAGTCAATATACGATGATGAAATCCAGAACCATCCTGCTTGAAATATTGAATAAAGATGTAAATAAAGCAAGGGGCCTGCAGGTACTTGGCTCTTATCTGAAAATTGCACCCCGGGAAATGATGGCCATCGGAGATCAGGAAAATGATCTGGCAATGATTCGTTATGCAGGACTTGGTGTTGCAATGGGGAACGCCATTATGGAATTAAAGAATGACGCACAATTTGTGACAAAAACGAATAATGAAGACGGGGTCGCCTTTGCCGTGGAAAAATTTGTTCTGTCCTGAAAAACATAATTTCTGATGCTAAACAGGGCGGAAAAAGGGACCGAAAAGAGGAGTAAACATAGTGTGCGAGCAGTGCACTTAATGTTTTTTTTCCATTATATGGATCCAATCCCTCCCAGCTTTTTCTGATCATAAACTCAGGTCACTAAGCAGAGACAAAACAGGATAGAACAGATAAAACGGATAAAACAGCCACTCATCTTCGGCATAGACCGTCAGCAAGAAACCAGTTAAAATGCCTGAGCAAAGAAAAATCGCAACATGTGAACGCCTTTTGATCCATCGAAAAGAATAACCCATCGCCAAAAAAAGCGGAATGAAAGTCAAACTAACCGTGATCTGTCCTACGGAAAAGCCTGCCAAAAAGCTGAAAACATAAATGCCCAAAGCAGAAAACCAATAAATAGGTAATGTTTGTGAATGCCAATCGTTCCGCCTCCCTCCCGGCAAATTTCATGTTAAATAATGACAAGTCGTTGCGTTTTAAAAAAAACTAGATCATACCGGCCCTTATTTGTTCCGGTATCATAACAACTTCCGGTTTCAAATCAATCGGTGAGAAATCAGGATCAATACATTCATCCCAGTATTCCAGATGTTTTTGATCCACCCAATGCTGCGAATTCTCTACTTCCTGTCCTCCTTCGCCTTGCACGGAGAACCAATATAGAAACTCCTGGCCGTCCATACGCTCCCTGAATATCGATTCTACATACATTTTTTCATCTTCCAATGTAAGTAGAACATCCTTCATGTATTGATTGAGAAATTCCATCCACTCATCAACACATTTTGACTTTCCCTGTTTCACTTTGAACTTAGTAAGCTCCACTTTCATTTTTCCTTTTCCTCCATGGCAACCGTTTCAGGTGATATTTTGAGAAGGGACAACTTTTCAGTTTCCTGACAGCAAAAGTGACCGCACTTGTCTTTAGCATGACCGCCCTTCCCTGTCTATCGTTTTACATTCAGGCGACTGCTGCCGTCTTCACCATCCCAACACCCCAATTTAGATGATCCTGCCATTTTCAAATTTTTCTTTATTATATCATTCAGCCTGCGAAATACTGCTTTGAAAGGCGCTAAGGATACAATGAATCACCTGATTTATCCTGTTCGCTCTGATTTTCGAGGAATTCAGCGATACAATATCCCCGCATGAACGCAGTCGTTCTTCCTGGCTGTACAGTCCAGTTTCTTATGTTTCCCCATTGGCGGACGTCTCGCTTATTTTTTAGTCCATCCACACCCCTTGTTTCAAACCGTCGATCCCATCGATAGAATGGAATACCTGGTTATTGTAAAACCCCCTGAAGTTGAATTTTGGCTTCAGGGGGTCAGTTCAACATCAACCTGTATTATGGCAGATGTTGCTGCTTCTTTATCATGGATTCTTCTTTTATCAGACAGTCTGTTCCGGTGCTTTTCTGAGTAATGCCATGAGCCCGGCAATTAAATAGAGCACACCGGGAATAACTAATTCAGGAAGGCTTAAGATTCCGGCCACAATAAAGAGCCAGCCAGCTGCTTTTACCTTCACCTGCTTAAACAGGAAAATCAATCCGATGAC from the Sporolactobacillus sp. Y61 genome contains:
- a CDS encoding exodeoxyribonuclease III encodes the protein MKFISWNVNGFRALQRKMDVGAWLKETGAEALCIQETKLQRSQVDFQTSEYLQFWNDAERKGYSGTAIFTRRKPLNATYGIGIEEHDHEGRVITLEYENFYLVTVYTPNTKRDLSRLSYRMEWGKAFTDYIKHLDADKPVIFCGDLNVAHQSIDLKNAKSNEKNAGFTIEERSDFSRLLDAGFTDSFRYLHPKQEGAYSWWSFMAHARQRNIGWRIDYFVVSDRLRSRIRDAKILSNMMGSDHCPVELDLA
- a CDS encoding M23 family metallopeptidase → MSASRSTGGFSWPASGRLSSSYGYRSFDNGFHPGIDIANSTGTPILATADGIVFRAYVSPSYGNCAMISHVINGQTYTSVYAHMSQLNVTNGQKVSRGQVIGAMGSTGNSTGSHLHFELYNGPWTPPPHPGTVNPLNYLN
- a CDS encoding NADH-dependent flavin oxidoreductase, encoding MILLAFDELFKPVDLPNGVRLANRLAIAPMTTWSGNRNGTVSDQELDYYKRRASLAGLFISACIAVSPGGLAFDHQFIAYDDAVLPRLKKMAKVMKSAGSKAVLQIHHGGSEAPKKFVNFNETVSASAVPSFSNPGEVPAELSEEEIKTIIKEFGYAARQAIRAGFDGVEIHGANHYLIQQFVSAHFNQRRDKWGGSLENRLRFPFAVLEEVQSVVRKYANDSFIVGYRFSPEEIHRYHGYDLKDTFQLADGLIKRGIHYLHVSQQDITTKPYGSPEDSGTIVHRLADYIGGRVPLIAVGGIHHPDEAVAGLHDGADLVALGREAIMDPDWTQKVKDNQIDQIHDRLLVDKQKELVVPDRLWKIISKPTGWFPLA
- a CDS encoding DUF6176 family protein; protein product: MKVELTKFKVKQGKSKCVDEWMEFLNQYMKDVLLTLEDEKMYVESIFRERMDGQEFLYWFSVQGEGGQEVENSQHWVDQKHLEYWDECIDPDFSPIDLKPEVVMIPEQIRAGMI
- a CDS encoding D-2-hydroxyacid dehydrogenase; its protein translation is MKKIVFRFDDEFKLSNEVLQKVRTKYRSLFQFLTATNCNQAALNDAEAFIGWPSDDELKAMPRLQWLQLPSAGANHFARHPNLSEQVVLTNASGVFGVSGAEHIFSLLLAFTRNLADYIKQQEKQIWHVVPHALQLDGATVALVGMGDIGIETAKRLHAFGSVVVGVRRTLSSKPDFVNRLYDMNGLDDALGQSDFVVNILPLTPETELLFNRERFSHMKDGAVFINVGRGGTVDEPALIQSLTSGKLAGAGLDVTATEPLPGDSPLWKLSNVILTSHSLGVGPGKLKKRSDLILRNLEHFSKDEPLENIVNRKLGY
- a CDS encoding nicotinate phosphoribosyltransferase; the encoded protein is MESRFDVKNDRDLSMLVDFYELTMGNSYLEEGVGDQIVYFDMYFRRIPDGGGYCIMAGVDQLIEYLQNLRFTKDDINYLRSTKAFSEKFLDYLSTFKFSCDVWAIPEGYPVFPNEPLVTVRGPAIQAQLLETMVLVTINHQTLIATKASRISRVAGKRPVMEFGSRRAQGYDGAIYGARAAVIGGCSATANTLAGMMFDIPVSGTMAHSWIQLFDSELEAFRAWARAYPDQCLVLIDTYNVLKSGLPNAIQVFKELRAQGHEPLGIRIDSGDITYLTKRVRKALDEAGFPKAIIVISNSLDEHIIKDVLAEGAQINSFGVGERLITARSEPVFGGVYKLAAVEKGGKVVPRIKISENEEKITNPGFKKIYRIYEKEQDKAIADLICDHEETLDETKPLTLFDPVFTWKKKTLKNYRAELLRKQIFKDGKLCYKSPSVREIRSFAIQQLNRQWAEVLRFENPHNYYVDLSQKVWNTKHGLLNHYSDEFSGK
- the yidA gene encoding sugar-phosphatase, with the translated sequence MIKLIAIDLDGTLLNPDGSISRKSHSALKEAKNKGVKIVLCSGRPLAGIKPFLKELGLTDPGDYAITYNGGLVQKTDTGDVLSERILTRHDIISLYALSRKIGVPMNFIDMNKVYCPDPPADRPSLYRQIMHALPFVKADIEQLPSDLKINKVVYCTDQAALDQAIRSIPAFYRSQYTMMKSRTILLEILNKDVNKARGLQVLGSYLKIAPREMMAIGDQENDLAMIRYAGLGVAMGNAIMELKNDAQFVTKTNNEDGVAFAVEKFVLS
- the comGA gene encoding competence type IV pilus ATPase ComGA, whose amino-acid sequence is MTEISAETVEKSRELLEHACQAEASDIHFIPRVEDTLVELRIHGYLYQMTLLPAADAERIINHFKYLSGMDIGERRLPQSGSMRLIINSEVVSLRLSTLPTPEQESLVIRLLPQQKELAVRDLSVFQEATEGLASLLNFNSGMILISGPTGSGKTTTLYTMLMELQKRYHARIITIEDPIEIRNHSFVQMEVNEKAHFSYAEGFKAILRHDPDIIMIGEIRDENTAKMAVRASLTGHLVLSTVHAFNASGTIRRMTELGVPQYDLKETLVGVIAQRLVNIQCPECGPVCRTDCSNRHHPSRTGIFEILTGMALHEYLSSRSRSSRPAYKTFDDYLEEGVTNGLIEKREWKGGGIANVESRTLEKERTGKDADSAW